In a single window of the Anaerolineae bacterium genome:
- a CDS encoding ABC transporter ATP-binding protein: MQTEEESFSLSQLSPGALGLLWEYVRPHRAKLALALLAMLVVTAATLLAPYLTKVAIDAYIVPGDLWGLTLIALLYLVVSGIQWLAAYWQGYLSSQVGQGVIYDLRRDLFHRVLHQSLQFHRGEQVGQVMSRLTNDVNALAEAASTSFLNSVTDVLSLLGIVVVMLLLDVKLALVSFLVIPAVVLSMGYLGKQMRRAYRQVQQEIAAVNTGVEQGVSGMRVTQSLSRESFTVEQFEDLSLRNLRANLRASLLFAALFPTMTITGSLGTALVLGYGGVQVASGAITIGLLMAALGYVRRFFSPLRELSLVYNTFQAAAASLDRIADYLSRPVAVAEPELPCRPEGGFRGGIELEHVSFGYGGERIIEDLSLTIEPGEVVALVGPTGAGKTTVVNLLTRLYDVDEGRILLDGVDVRHIAFADLRRLIAVVPQDIFLFDGTIADNIRYARPDASDEQVEAAARQAQAHQFISRLPRGYETPVGEGGVRLSGGQRQLVALARAMLADPRVLILDEATSHVDAHTESLIQAGMAELLRGRTALLIAHRFSTLRRAARIYVMDQGRVVAEGSHEELLESSPIYRDLYRNQWVGPEAA; this comes from the coding sequence TGGCGCTCCTGGCCATGCTCGTGGTCACCGCCGCCACTCTACTGGCGCCCTACCTCACTAAGGTGGCCATAGACGCCTACATCGTCCCCGGAGACCTATGGGGACTGACCCTGATCGCTCTTCTCTACCTAGTTGTCAGCGGCATCCAGTGGCTGGCCGCCTACTGGCAGGGATACCTATCCAGCCAGGTGGGCCAGGGCGTCATATACGATCTGCGGCGGGATCTGTTCCACCGGGTACTGCATCAGTCCCTGCAGTTCCACCGAGGAGAGCAGGTAGGCCAGGTCATGTCCCGGCTGACCAACGACGTCAATGCCCTGGCAGAGGCCGCGTCCACCAGCTTCCTCAACTCGGTGACAGACGTCCTCAGCCTGCTCGGTATAGTGGTGGTGATGCTTCTGCTAGATGTGAAGCTGGCCCTGGTGAGCTTCCTGGTAATCCCGGCCGTGGTGCTGAGCATGGGCTACCTGGGCAAGCAGATGCGCCGGGCCTACCGCCAGGTGCAGCAAGAGATAGCGGCCGTTAACACCGGCGTGGAGCAGGGCGTCTCCGGTATGCGGGTGACGCAGTCTCTCTCCCGCGAGTCCTTTACCGTAGAGCAGTTCGAGGACCTGAGCCTGCGCAACCTGCGGGCCAACCTCCGGGCCAGCCTCCTCTTCGCTGCCCTCTTCCCTACCATGACCATTACCGGCAGCCTGGGCACCGCCCTGGTGCTGGGCTACGGCGGAGTGCAGGTGGCCTCTGGCGCCATCACTATCGGCCTGCTGATGGCTGCCCTGGGGTACGTGCGCCGCTTCTTCAGCCCTCTGCGGGAGCTGAGCCTGGTGTACAATACCTTCCAGGCAGCGGCCGCTTCTCTAGACCGCATCGCCGACTACCTGAGCCGCCCAGTGGCGGTCGCTGAGCCAGAGCTCCCGTGCCGGCCAGAGGGCGGCTTTCGGGGGGGCATCGAGCTGGAGCACGTCTCCTTCGGTTACGGCGGCGAGAGGATAATCGAGGATCTCAGCCTCACCATCGAGCCGGGCGAGGTGGTGGCCCTCGTGGGGCCCACGGGCGCCGGCAAGACCACGGTGGTCAACCTGCTCACCCGCCTCTACGACGTGGACGAGGGCCGCATCCTGCTGGACGGAGTGGACGTGCGGCATATCGCCTTCGCCGACCTGCGCCGGCTCATCGCCGTGGTGCCTCAGGACATCTTCCTCTTCGATGGCACCATTGCCGACAACATCCGCTACGCCCGGCCCGACGCCAGCGACGAGCAGGTGGAAGCGGCCGCCCGCCAGGCCCAGGCGCACCAGTTCATCTCCCGGCTGCCCCGAGGGTACGAGACCCCGGTGGGCGAGGGCGGGGTGCGGCTCTCCGGGGGCCAGAGGCAGCTGGTGGCCCTGGCTCGGGCCATGCTGGCTGACCCCAGAGTCCTGATCCTGGACGAAGCCACCTCCCACGTGGACGCTCACACCGAGAGCCTCATTCAGGCAGGTATGGCGGAGCTACTGCGAGGTCGCACGGCCCTGCTCATCGCCCACCGCTTCAGCACCCTCAGACGGGCAGCGCGAATCTACGTCATGGATCAGGGGCGGGTGGTGGCCGAGGGCAGCCACGAGGAACTGCTGGAATCCAGCCCCATCTACCGCGACCTGTACCGCAACCAGTGGGTGGGACCGGAGGCCGCATAG